A single window of Vigna radiata var. radiata cultivar VC1973A chromosome 4, Vradiata_ver6, whole genome shotgun sequence DNA harbors:
- the LOC106759049 gene encoding gibberellin 20-oxidase-like protein yields the protein MSNPKSHDGIPILDLSEPLQPSSVFSVYKAAKDWGVFYIINHGISKDLCSHIQSLSKNLFNLPSHTKLKLGPFSSFKSYTPHFIASPFFESFRVNGPNFYVSANTSFETLLGKNDSKFSVMIEEYGRKMEDLSKRIVKIMLMSLGEGMEKKFYDSEFKKCEGYLRINNYSGGDVKEEEVEGLGMHTDMSCITILYQDEIGGLQVRSKEGEWIGIRPSEGTLVLNIGDMLQAWSNDKLRSSEHRVLFNNHFNRFSLAFFWCFQNDKLIFAPDEVLGEGNKRMYKPFLCFDYLKFRENNEKGKFDKVGFTVRDFAGIKAQ from the exons ATGTCTAACCCTAAATCTCATGATGGCATTCCTATTTTAGATCTTTCTGAGCCATTGCAGCCATCTTCTGTATTTTCTGTCTATAAAGCAGCCAAAGATTGGGGGGTTTTCTACATAATCAACCATGGAATCTCCAAAGATCTTTGCAGCCATATCCAATCACTCTCCAAAAACCTCTTCAACCTTCCTTCTCATACTAAACTCAAACTTGGTCCTTTCTCGTCTTTCAAATCTTACACACCTCATTTCATTGCCTCTCCTTTCTTTGAGAGCTTCCGAGTTAATGGACCCAACTTTTATGTTTCTGCTAACACTTCTTTCGAAACTCTCTTAGGCAAAAACGACTCCAAATTCAG TGTGATGATTGAAGAATACGGTAGGAAGATGGAAGATTTGTCAAAGAGAATTGTAAAGATTATGCTGATGAGCTTAGGGGAGGGAATGGAGAAGAAGTTTTATGATTCAGAGTTCAAGAAGTGCGAAGGATACTTGAGGATAAACAATTACTCAGGCGGAGATGTTAAGGAGGAGGAAGTTGAGGGGCTTGGAATGCACACTGATATGAGTTGTATCACCATATTGTATCAAGATGAGATTGGAGGGCTTCAAGTGAGATCAAAGGAGGGAGAGTGGATTGGTATAAGGCCATCAGAGGGAACCCTAGTGTTGAACATTGGAGACATGTTGCAAGCATGGAGCAATGACAAACTCAGGTCTTCAGAACATAGAGTTCTTTTCAACAACCATTTCAACAGGTTTTCTCTAGCCTTCTTTTGGTGCTTCCAAAATGATAAACTCATTTTTGCACCAGATGAAGTTCTTGGAGAAGGAAACAAGAGGATGTACAAACCATTTCTGTGCTTCGATTATTTGAAATTTAGAGAGAACAATGAAAAGGGAAAATTTGATAAGGTTGGCTTCACAGTCAGAGACTTTGCCGGCATCAAGGCTCAATAA